GGCGATGATTTTCCGAAGATACCGGTTGTTGAAAATGCCTCGTCAGTGAATCTGCCGGCGTCAGTACTTACTGAGGCGATTACAAAGACCATTTTTGCTGTAAGCAACGATGAATTGAGACCGGCCATGACGGGCGTTTACTGCCAGTTATCTGATCAAAATATCACTTTTGTGGCTACCGATGCGCACAAGCTTGTCAGATATCGCCGGAAGGACGGCAAAGCTGATAAGACGTCAGCATTTATTCTGCCTAAGAAAGCGCTTACCTTACTGAAAGCGGCGCTTCCGTCCAGCGATGTGAATGTTTCCGTGGATTATAATGCAACAAGTGCGTTTTTTAAGTTTGAAAATATTAATCTGGTATGTCGTTTAATTGATGAGCGCTATCCGGATTATGAGGCAGTCATTCCTGCTAATAACCCAAATAAACTGGTTATAGACCGTTCCCTGTTTTTAAATACGCTGCGTCGTGTTGTGATATTTGCGAATAAGACAACGCATCAGGTAAGGTTAAAAATAAACGGCAGTGAGTTAAATATATCTTCGGAAGATCTGGATTTCGCAAATGAAGCCCATGAAAGGCTTAGCTGTCAGTATGATGGTGAAGATATGGAAATTGGATTTAATGCCAGATTCCTGATAGAAATGTTAAGTAACTTGAGCGGCGATGAAGTGACCCTGGAGCTGTCTACGCCGAACCGCGCTGGGTTGCTTATTCCTCAAACCAATGACGAAAACGAGGATGTGTTGATGCTGGTAATGCCGGTGATGCTGAATAACTATGGTTAATTTATGTTAAAGAATACGTAATGGCTTGGTTTTTGACCGAGCCATTGTTATGTTTGGTAAACACTTTAATTAACAAATCAACATGAAAAGATTATATTTTTTGAGCCTGTTTAGCCTTGTGTTGCTCATGGGTTCTTGTATCAAAGAAGATCCGCCGGAACCTGTTGGCGAGGCAAAAGTGAGGTTTTTAAATGCTGCTTTGGGCTCTGCGCCTCAGGATATGTACATTAATGGCGGTAAAGTAGCGAATTCTGTAGCTCTTGAATATGGTACTTATTCACCATTTACTACAATTCTTTCAGGAGGAAACTTGTATGAGCTTTCATCTGACGGAAAAACAGCTAGCGCAAGCATAGCATACAGCGGTGTTATTGGTGGCAGTTACACCGTTGTTTTTTTTCAGCTCCTTAAGTCCCAAAGCGACGAATACAGGGCCGGAGTACTGGTGAACGATACAGAGCCGGTTGCGGGAAAAGCTAAGGTGAGATTTGCGCATCTCAACCGTTATCTGGAGCGTCACGTGAAAATACTTGACGAAAACAATCAGGTTTTGACAGAGGGCAATGGTTTGGAATTTGCACAGACCTCAAAGTATTTTGTTGTGGAACCGGGAATGAGGTTTACTGCAACTGCAACAGACGTTACCGATTCACCTGTAATTGATCTGGATTTGCAAGCAGGAAAAAATTATACGGTTTGGCTGGACGGCGAGACGGGTATGCAATTGCGAAGTCATAAAGTGATCGATAATTAGATTTTCGTGATCTGAAAATAAAAATATCATGGTTATTGCCATGATATTTTTATTTTTGGGCTTAATTTATTCGTCTTGGAAGTATTTAATTGGTTAGTAGATTTCCTGTTGCATATCGATACGCATCTGGAAGAAATCGTCAGAAATTATCAGCATTGGACGTACGCTATTCTGTTCCTTATTATTTTTGCTGAAACCGGTTTTGTAGTTACACCGTTCCTTCCGGGAGACTCGCTGTTATTTGCGATGGGAGCCCTTATTGCAGGAGGAAATACAGGCTTAAGCATCTGGGTTATGATGCTGCTGCTTATTGCTGCTGCGATACTAGGCAACACTTTAAATTACAAACTCGGTGGATTACTCGGAATTAAAGTTTTTAAAGAAAAGAATCGCATACTGAAGCTGGAGTACTATAATCAATCGCACCTTTTCTTTGAGAAGCACGGCGGAAAAGCCATCATCTTTAGCCGCTTCTTGCCGATTTTTAGAACTATAGCACCCTTTGTTGCGGGCGTTGCAAAGATGCCTTTCGCCAGATTTACGTTTTTCAACATTATAGGAGGAGTGGCCTGGATCGTAAGCTTGCTCATGGCTGGCTATCTGCTTGGTCAGATACCCGTAGTTAAAAAGAACTTCGATCTGGTTATCGTTGTAATTGCCGTCGTGACCTTCTTCCCTGCTATTTTTGCTGCCATAAAGGCTAAGCTTAAAAAGAAGCCGGCTACGGACAACGCAGATATTCCGGTTAGTTAAAAGTTATTTAGCGTCGGCTGACCTGCATCTACCCATGCGGAATACCAGAAACTTCCGATAGAGAGCATGGAAGCTCGCATTTGCAGCTCCACCATGTGGTTCATCTCTAGCTCATAGGCTTTGGCATAGGCTTTTGAATATTGCTTTAGCAGCTTGTTGTTTCTTTTGGAAAAACCGTATTTTTTATGTGCAGGAAAACTCGCGCTTACCTTTGCTTCACTGGACAGGACACATGCAAGAAGTGAATGTGAGTGGGCAATGACACGCCAGGCTTCCGTTAATGGATTTTCAATATATTTCGCTCTTCCAACCATGAAATTATAATTGCCTGCGAAAAGTTCCGGCAGCCTGCTTTCCCAGAAGGCATGAATGCCGACCTGATTGGTGAGTTGGCCGTCGTGATTGCTGCTGGTGTGCAATGGTACGTGTGCGTCTGCAACATAGTGGCCCAGATAAGCAGAATAGGTGAGTATCTTCATCGAATCACGTTCTTTAAAAGCATCCACCAGTTTATAATAGCTTTTTTCGATCTGCCAGGGTAAAATGCCCTGCTTATGTAAGGTAGATTGCCCGTATCGCGTAATGGCATCATTCCATTTGCGCGGTATACTGTCGATGTTTTTCTCGTATAGTTCCACGTCAAGATAATGCCTTG
This region of Pedobacter faecalis genomic DNA includes:
- the dnaN gene encoding DNA polymerase III subunit beta; the protein is MRFIVSTSTLLKHLQTVNGASSTSTVLPILENFLFEIKDGNLTISATDLQTSMTTSLAVESKEEGKVAVPSRILLDTLKTLPDQPISFNIDDNSFSIEISAGDGKYKLSGENGDDFPKIPVVENASSVNLPASVLTEAITKTIFAVSNDELRPAMTGVYCQLSDQNITFVATDAHKLVRYRRKDGKADKTSAFILPKKALTLLKAALPSSDVNVSVDYNATSAFFKFENINLVCRLIDERYPDYEAVIPANNPNKLVIDRSLFLNTLRRVVIFANKTTHQVRLKINGSELNISSEDLDFANEAHERLSCQYDGEDMEIGFNARFLIEMLSNLSGDEVTLELSTPNRAGLLIPQTNDENEDVLMLVMPVMLNNYG
- a CDS encoding DUF4397 domain-containing protein codes for the protein MKRLYFLSLFSLVLLMGSCIKEDPPEPVGEAKVRFLNAALGSAPQDMYINGGKVANSVALEYGTYSPFTTILSGGNLYELSSDGKTASASIAYSGVIGGSYTVVFFQLLKSQSDEYRAGVLVNDTEPVAGKAKVRFAHLNRYLERHVKILDENNQVLTEGNGLEFAQTSKYFVVEPGMRFTATATDVTDSPVIDLDLQAGKNYTVWLDGETGMQLRSHKVIDN
- a CDS encoding DedA family protein, which translates into the protein MEVFNWLVDFLLHIDTHLEEIVRNYQHWTYAILFLIIFAETGFVVTPFLPGDSLLFAMGALIAGGNTGLSIWVMMLLLIAAAILGNTLNYKLGGLLGIKVFKEKNRILKLEYYNQSHLFFEKHGGKAIIFSRFLPIFRTIAPFVAGVAKMPFARFTFFNIIGGVAWIVSLLMAGYLLGQIPVVKKNFDLVIVVIAVVTFFPAIFAAIKAKLKKKPATDNADIPVS
- a CDS encoding zinc dependent phospholipase C family protein — encoded protein: MEINRKAIYTLPSGMLRFYKNNVSYLSDHAVDADKRRYADTAEAPRHYLDVELYEKNIDSIPRKWNDAITRYGQSTLHKQGILPWQIEKSYYKLVDAFKERDSMKILTYSAYLGHYVADAHVPLHTSSNHDGQLTNQVGIHAFWESRLPELFAGNYNFMVGRAKYIENPLTEAWRVIAHSHSLLACVLSSEAKVSASFPAHKKYGFSKRNNKLLKQYSKAYAKAYELEMNHMVELQMRASMLSIGSFWYSAWVDAGQPTLNNF